One part of the Magallana gigas chromosome 5, xbMagGiga1.1, whole genome shotgun sequence genome encodes these proteins:
- the LOC136275622 gene encoding uncharacterized protein, translated as MFPKIKIQDVENYLIHSSHRTVDAKKMQCYRQYIRGLNFFKEGYIHKIMMNEINPDSEYCYIRSNCYPSMKQGVYEQWILITKKPPFHVQKASCTCPAGLGEGCTHVAGLLFALEGRPVTDDDVPCTSKPCEWNRPSKKRKDTKPVQDMSFKKIKLSGENVKNKKTVNYKVDSIKFRNSFCAKLGNNSRAAIFYILPPCANNNIDVQSDLNVAHFEEVETSEHILHLSDKYIALQKTVQDENMSQSDFLTFISTRSQEIVDEIEVLTKGQHNNPLWVSARTARITASNFHEIKTKKDSTKSENIICRLLGQRKPLENSAVHWGIKQEPIAKKRYKAYMKLKKKQNVIVKDMGLVLYTHCSYLGASPDGIVTFETHKYILEIKCPFKWRQCTILEACKDKTFCCYIDDTNKIQLKKSHKYYTQVQGQMGVCQMERWDFVIYTIKDFLVIPIQFDNSFWQSLLIKLKKFYIEELFPKLKN; from the exons ATGTTtcccaaaattaaaattcaagatgTGGAGAATTATTTGATCCACAGTAGCCACAGGACTGTCGATGCAAAGAAAATGCAGTGCTATAGACAATATATTAGAggattaaattttttcaaagagGGCTACATACATAAGATTATGATGAATGAGATAAACCCTGACAGCGAGTATTGTTACATACGATCAAATTGCTATCCTTCAATGAAGCAGGGTGTGTATGAGCAGTGGATCCTAATAACAAAGAAGCCCCCATTTCACGTCCAGAAAGCAAGTTGTACGTGCCCAGCAGG CCTTGGTGAGGGATGTACCCATGTTGCTGGACTGTTGTTTGCCCTGGAAGGACGCCCTGTGACAGATGATGATGTTCCATGCACTTCAAAGCCTTGTGAGTGGAATCGACCCAGCAAAAAAAGGAAAGATACAAAACCTGTGCAAGACATGAGTTTCAAGAAGATCAAATTATCTGGAGAAaatgtaaagaataaaaaaactgtGAATTATAAAGTAGATAGCATAAAATTTAGAAACTCATTTTGCGCAAAACTTGGAAATAACTCACGTGCTGCTATTTTTTACATTCTTCCCCCGTGTGCTAATAACAATATTGATGTACAAAGTGACCTTAATGTTGCTCATTTTGAAGAAGTAGAAACTAGTGAACACATTCTTCACCTCTCTGAcaaatatattgcattacaaaaaacTGTTCAAGATGAAAATATGTCTCAAtctgattttttaacttttatatccACACGCAGTCAAGAAATTGTTGATGAAATTGAAGTTCTAACGAAAGGGCAACATAACAATCCTTTGTGGGTTTCAGCTCGAACAGCTCGTATAACAGCTtcaaattttcatgaaattaaaacaaagaaagactCCACTAAATCGGAAAATATCATATGTCGACTCTTGGGTCAGCGTAAACCTTTAGAAAATAGTGCTGTGCATTGGGGGATTAAGCAAGAACCCATTGCTAAGAAAAGGTACAAAGCTTAcatgaaattgaagaaaaaacagAATGTCATTGTTAAAGATATGGGGCTGGTTTTGTATACACATTGCTCCTACTTAGGTGCAAGCCCTGATGGCATAGTGACGTTTGAAactcataaatatattttggaaaTAAAGTGTCCTTTTAAATGGAGACAGTGTACTATTTTAGAAGCGTGCAAggataaaacattttgttgttaTATTGACGATACCAATAAAATTCAGTTAAAGAAAAGTCATAAATATTATACCCAGGTACAGGGTCAAATGGGTGTATGTCAAATGGAGAGATGGGACTTTGTTATTTATACAATCAAAGACTTTTTAGTCATTCCCATCCAATTTGACAACTCTTTTTGGCAATCATTACTCATTAAGCTAAAGAAGTTCTATATTGAAGAGCTCTTTCCAAAATTGAAAAACTAA
- the LOC105322743 gene encoding uncharacterized protein yields MHSDGELDESKFVPDYNEELTPSQSSHGEPASTNTSSLCSMDLMILDEVRCSSDEVEDPKEPVHQLCADQTKEAVLDKPLPTRQEGAAYNCPLCQISLSGHVKRHVFRVHLPPFWGGNCNQCDSGASHTLSLVGQMGDQHFHNWCELVNGSLHLLGKWVGVDTLEQLLNFVVAHKLYPTVGHFTDTEIRLMSFYARHYSNHVPSQFQTSPPNHVICITHWQVLCTVLRQLSPEKHNLFRTSRQSRGGLNNFAVVVDSHFHLDQMFARGIISECSEVFSSPAKLGQFQLMYAVANYVFPKHWSLWESQVSKNKQVRVTFGIHPHLSSRTSLDMLSELRRLVALPECIAVGEIGIDMTTTCDCQHPCSRPACRKTLLHSQMDLLSELLVHVLAMETNKAVVLYCRDSGTGEAAKHVLQAIRMLDMEGHLFHRHCFTGSVSDAEEWMESLPSVLFGISPKIYTDRSVQNAARFIPLERMILETDSSYLAASPAETDDVAREVAKLKALSIEDVLRSTSMNAARLYEH; encoded by the coding sequence ATGCATTCTGATGGGGAATTAGATGAGAGCAAGTTTGTCCCAGACTATAACGAGGAGTTAACACCATCCCAGAGCAGCCATGGTGAGCCCGCATCAACGAACACGAGCAGCCTCTGCTCGATGGATCTGATGATTCTGGATGAGGTTCGTTGCTCATCAGATGAGGTAGAGGATCCCAAAGAACCCGTGCACCAGCTTTGTGCCGACCAGACGAAGGAAGCTGTGTTAGATAAACCCTTGCCAACTAGACAGGAGGGAGCTGCCTACAACTGCCCTCTGTGTCAGATAAGCCTTAGTGGTCATGTCAAGCGTCATGTCTTCAGGGTCCATCTCCCACCGTTCTGGGGCGGCAATTGTAACCAATGTGACTCTGGTGCTTCTCATACGCTCTCTCTAGTGGGGCAAATGGGAGACCAGCATTTTCACAATTGGTGTGAATTGGTTAATGGGTCGTTGCATCTCCTGGGAAAGTGGGTAGGAGTAGACACTCTAGAGCAGTTGCTAAATTTTGTTGTTGCACATAAATTATACCCAACAGTTGGGCACTTCACTGACACCGAAATTAGACTAATGTCATTTTATGCAAGGCATTACAGCAACCATGTTCCCAGCCAGTTTCAAACTTCACCGCCCAATCACGTGATTTGCATCACCCATTGGCAGGTGCTTTGTACTGTCCTTCGACAGCTGTCTCCAGAGAAGCACAATTTATTCCGGACTTCGAGACAGTCTCGTGGTGGCTTGAACAATTTTGCAGTAGTGGTCGATTCCCATTTTCACCTTGACCAGATGTTTGCAAGGGGAATCATCTCGGAGTGTTCGGAGGTTTTTTCATCCCCAGCTAAACTGGGCCAGTTTCAGCTGATGTATGCCGTGGCCAATTATGTGTTTCCCAAACACTGGTCACTGTGGGAGAGTCAAGTCAGCAAGAACAAGCAGGTTCGTGTAACCTTTGGAATACACCCCCATCTTTCCAGCCGAACATCGCTTGATATGTTGTCAGAGCTCCGAAGACTTGTAGCCCTACCAGAATGCATAGCAGTTGGAGAGATTGGAATTGACATGACCACTACTTGTGATTGTCAGCACCCGTGTTCCCGGCCAGCGTGTAGGAAGACATTACTCCATAGCCAAATGGACCTTCTCTCCGAGTTGTTGGTGCACGTGTTGGCCATGGAGACCAACAAGGCTGTTGTGTTATATTGCAGGGACTCCGGGACTGGAGAGGCGGCTAAACATGTGCTACAAGCAATCAGGATGTTGGACATGGAGGGACATCTGTTCCATCGCCACTGTTTCACCGGCTCAGTTTCTGACGCAGAGGAATGGATGGAGAGTTTGCCGTCTGTACTGTTTGGGATTTCTCCTAAAATCTACACAGACAGGTCAGTTCAGAATGCTGCTCGGTTCATCCCTCTTGAACGAATGATATTGGAGACAGATAGCTCATACCTAGCCGCAAGTCCAGCGGAGACAGATGATGTTGCTCGTGAAGTGGCAAAGCTGAAGGCCCTGTCCATCGAGGATGTTCTCAGGTCTACTTCCATGAATGCGGCCCGCCTTTACGAACATtaa